The region CCCTGGCGGGCCATCGGTTTGGAGTGGTTGCTGCCCTCCCCGCCACCGGCTGAAAACTTCGAGGACGACATCCCCACCGTGATTAGCGAGCCCTACGGCTACGGCCTGGGCCACCCCCTCGTCGAGGACGAGGAGTTCTACGTCCGCCGTTCCCAGGAGGCCTTAACCGATGACCAGCGTCAACCCCGACATTCAGCTTAATCACACCCCGGGCCATGTGAAGCACGACGGTCACAACATGACCGGTTTCGTGATCTTCCTCTGCTCCGAGAGCGTCATCTTCCTGGCCTTCTTCGCCGGCTACGCCGTGCTCAAGCTCACGGCTCCTCAATGGCTACCGGATGGCGTTGAGGGGTTGGAGGTACGCATGCCTCTGATCAACAGCGTGGTGCTGGTGAGCTCCAGTTTTGTGGCCTATTTAGCCGAGCGCTATCTGCACAAGGGCAACCTCTGGGGTTTCCGGGCGGTGTGGTTCCTCACCATGGCGATGGGGTCCTACTTCGTCTACGGGCAGTACGTCGAATGGTCGGAACTCACCTTCAGCCTCAGCAGCGGTGTGTTCGGCGGGATGTTCTATCTGCTCACGGGTTTTCACGGCCTGCATGTGATCACCGGCATCCTGCTGATGGGCCTGATGCTGGCCCGGTCGTTCCGTCCGGGAAATTACGACAAGGGCGAAATGGGCGTCGCTTCGGTGAGCCTGTTCTGGCACTTCGTCGATGTGATCTGGATCCTTCTTTTCCTCCTTATCTACGTCTGGCAGTAATCCCATGATTATCGACGACCGCCACTACGACGTCATCGTCATCGGCAGCGGCGCTGGGGGAGGCACTCTGGCAGGTGCTCTGAGCCGCAAGGGCAAAACCGTGCTGGTGCTCGAGCGCGGCGGGGCGATGGCCCTGGAGGATCAGAACGTCGCCGATGTGGATCTGTTCCGCAAGGACCGCTATCACCCCAAGAACGAACGTTGGTTTGGTCCCGACGGCGATCCCTTCGCCCCCCAGACCACCTACGCCCGCGGCGGCAACAGCAAGATCTGGGGCGCGGTGCTGGAGCGCATGCGCGAGAAGGACTTCACCGAAGTCCCCCTGCAGGAAGGTGTGTCACCCGCCTGGCCGTTCGACTACGCCGAACTGGCCCCGTACTACGAACAGGCTGAACAGCTGTACAAGGTGCATGGCAAGGCCGGCGTGGACCCCACCGAGCCAGGGCGCCATTGCGACTACCTGGCCAAACCGAAGGCGGTGGAACCGTTTCTGGAACCGCTTCGCGCCGCTTTGCAACGCCAGGGATGCCAGCCCTACGACATCCCCATCAGCTGGTCTGACGATCGTGAGGATCCGAGCGGCGATGCCCAGCTGTTCGGTCTCGAGGCCGGAGATCCGGAGCGGCTCACCCTGCGCGATAACGCCAGAGTCTTGCGACTGCATGTGAACCCCAACGGTCGAGAGGTGAAGGCCGTGGAGGCGGAGCTGGGTGGAGACATCTGGCTGTTCCGCGCCGATGTTGTGGTGTTGGCGGCCGGGGCTGTGAATACTCCTGTGATCCTTCTTCGCTCGGCCAATTCCCATCACCCCAAGGGCATCAGCAACGGCTCCGATCAGGTGGGCCGCAATCTGATGAATCTGCAGCTCACCTCGATTCTGCAGCTGGCCACCGAACGCAACAGCGGTCGCTACGGACGATCCCTGGGCATCAACGACTACTACTGGGGAGACAAGAACGTCAGCTTTCCCCTGGGGCACATCCAGACCGCCGGCGGTGTGCTGCAGGACGCGCTGTTCGCCGAGTCGCCACCTGTGCTCTCTCTGGTGAGCAAGATGATCCCTGATTTCGGCCTCGAGCAACTGGCGTCCCGCTCCGTGGCCTGGTGGGCGATGACGGAGGTAATGCCGGATCCCCACAACAAGATCTGGCTGCACAACGACCAGATCCGCATCAACTACATCCACAACAACCGCGAAGCTCACGATCGACTTGTTTATCGATGGATCGACACGTTGAAAGAGGTGGAGAAGGACCCGATCACCAAAGTGGTGCTCAAGGCCCCCACCCATGCCCGCGGTGAAGCGCCCCTGAGTGTGGTGGGCTACGGCTGCGGCAGTTGTCGAATGGGCGACGACCCCGCCAACTCCGTGGTTGATGCTCACGGCAAGTGCCATGAGCTGGAGAACCTCTACCTCGCGGACGCGAGCATCTTCCCCAGTTGCCCCAGTGTGGGACCTGGTCTCACCGTGATCGCATTGGCCCTGAGATTGGCGGACAAACTCGGCTGATCAATCACCGAGCAGATACGCCCGCAAGGAGCCGATCGGCCCCTGCTGGGGGGCCTGCTGCACCAAGCGCCCTGCCAGGAGAGCACCGCCGATCACTTCATTCGGAACAAGACGTGACATCAGGCGAGCCTCCAGCTCACTGTTGATTTCGTCGCTTGGGTACAGGCTGATCACAGCCATCACCTCGCGGTCATCCATGAAGCGATGGACGAGAACGGTGATCTGACTGTCACTGAGAAAACTGCGGCCGTCCCGACCGAACAGGTGCTGCACGGCATGAAACAGTTCATGCCGTACGACCTCATCGATGGAGCGACCTTTGGAGCGGATGCGCTCCGTGCAGAGGGCAATTTCGGACCGCTGGGGGTCGTAGCTGCCAACCCCCGCCGGCTGAGCGTCACACCAGGCACCACCCTGAACCGTTCCCACCCCCAACCAAGCCGCGAAAAGCAACAGGAAGGGAATGGGCATCAAGAATTAACGCATCCTTAATTTCACCATAACTATTGCGTCTCACGGTTCCTGTGATGGATACGACAGATCTCAAGATTTCTTCAGACTCTTTTGATCAACCCATCGTCACGAATTCCTCGGACACCGAGGGATGCAAGGCCATCGTGCGATCGAAATCCGCCTTGGTGGCCCCCATACCGACGGCAATAGCTGCCATCTGAATGATTTCGGCGGCATGCTCCCCCACCATGTGGCACCCGAGCACACGATCCGTCGAGATCTCCACAACCAGCTTCAACAAACAACGGGACCCGGTGGCCGGGAGGGCGCGCGACATCGATCGGAACCGGGCCCGATGGATCACCACACCATCCACACCATGGCGGTCGATGGCCGCCTCTTCAGAAAGGCCCACCGTGGCCAGTTCGGGATCACTGAACACCGCGCTGGCCACAAGGTCGTGGTTCACCTGTCGAGGCCGACTGCCAAAGGTGGCATCGGCAAAGGCGCGGCCTTCATCGATCGCCACCGGCGTGAGATTGACTCGGTCGGTGACATCACCAACTGCATAGATGTGGGCAACCGAGGTGCGTGAGTCGGCATCAACGCTGATCCGTCCCTGCTCCACGGCCACACCAGCAGCATCGAGACCCAGGCCATCCAGCCATGGGCGCCGGCCAGTGGCCATCAACACCCCACCGCAGGGCAAAGCCAACCCATCCGACAGCTGAACCATCAAGTCACCGGGCTGACCGCTCACTGCCGACACCGTGCGTTCCAACAACACGTGGATTCCCTGCTCCTGCAGCCCCTCCAGCACGGCGTCCGCCAGCTCCCGGTCAAATCCCCTGAGCAGGCCTGAGCCCCGCACCACCTGGGTGACTTCCACTCCAAGGCCACGCAGGATGCAGGCGAATTCACAGGCGATGAAGCCCGCTCCCACCACCACCACCTCCTTCGGCAACTGCTCCAGGTTGAACATGTCATCGCTGATCCAGGTGTGCTCAATCCCGGGAATATCCGGGCGTACCGGCCGCCCTCCAACAGCCACCAAATAGTGCGCAGCAGACAGCTCCCGTTGGATCGGGCCACCCCGTTCGGGCGCGATGCCGATGCACTGGTCGGACAGAAACCTGCCCCAGCCATCGATGCGCTCAACACCCGCCTTCTCCAGAAAGCCGAGATGCAGATGATTGAGCCGATCCACCTCGGCCCTCACCCGGCGAAACAGTTCCGCAACGTTGCTCTCAACGGAACCCAGGGTGAGGCCATAGGCCGGTGCATCGTTGAGCTGATGCCGCGCTTGAGCGCCGTAGACCAACAGCTTTTTGGGGACACATCCCCGGATCACACAGGTGCCGCCGACGCGGTCTCCCTCAACAATGGCCACCTTGGCGCCATGGCGTGCCGCCCGCTTGGCAGCGGCCAACCCTCCAGACCCTGCACCCAGAACAATCAGATCAAAGGTCGACTCGATGGCCATGGCGACGTTGGCAACAGATCAATTCTCATGACGCGGAGGATGCCTGTCGACGTGCCACTAGACACATGCCGGAAAGTAAAGGCAGCGTTATGGTTTGAGCAAGATTGGCTCAAGGACACGTGAAGAGACGTGGAAGCGAGAGCCTTACCACCGTTGACCCATGAAAAAAACGCAACGTTCCAGGCCCCAACCCCCTGATCTTGAGCAGCAGGCGCTCCAGCGTCGGGACATCGTGATGCTGCTCACCTCCGATGACATGAGTCTTCGTCTCAAACAGCTGGCACGCGAGGGTCGCCAGGACGACTGTCTAGCGCTGATGCAGGAATTGGGGGACTGGCAGTCCTATGGACGAGGCGATCTGTCCCCGATCCTCCATGCCCCCTACATCGGTTCTGTCTGAAGCACTCTCCTGGTCAGACCTGGAGGGTCTGACCGCTGACGAACCTGACCGCACGCAGGGGCCGACTAATGCCCAGGCGGTTCTTCGCTTGTTCGGCCAGGAGGAAAGCGCTGTTCGCGTCACCCTTTACCGCGATCACCATGCCTGGTGCCCGTACTGCCAAAAGGTGTGGTTAT is a window of Synechococcus sp. A15-24 DNA encoding:
- a CDS encoding heme-copper oxidase subunit III — its product is MTSVNPDIQLNHTPGHVKHDGHNMTGFVIFLCSESVIFLAFFAGYAVLKLTAPQWLPDGVEGLEVRMPLINSVVLVSSSFVAYLAERYLHKGNLWGFRAVWFLTMAMGSYFVYGQYVEWSELTFSLSSGVFGGMFYLLTGFHGLHVITGILLMGLMLARSFRPGNYDKGEMGVASVSLFWHFVDVIWILLFLLIYVWQ
- a CDS encoding GMC family oxidoreductase; amino-acid sequence: MIIDDRHYDVIVIGSGAGGGTLAGALSRKGKTVLVLERGGAMALEDQNVADVDLFRKDRYHPKNERWFGPDGDPFAPQTTYARGGNSKIWGAVLERMREKDFTEVPLQEGVSPAWPFDYAELAPYYEQAEQLYKVHGKAGVDPTEPGRHCDYLAKPKAVEPFLEPLRAALQRQGCQPYDIPISWSDDREDPSGDAQLFGLEAGDPERLTLRDNARVLRLHVNPNGREVKAVEAELGGDIWLFRADVVVLAAGAVNTPVILLRSANSHHPKGISNGSDQVGRNLMNLQLTSILQLATERNSGRYGRSLGINDYYWGDKNVSFPLGHIQTAGGVLQDALFAESPPVLSLVSKMIPDFGLEQLASRSVAWWAMTEVMPDPHNKIWLHNDQIRINYIHNNREAHDRLVYRWIDTLKEVEKDPITKVVLKAPTHARGEAPLSVVGYGCGSCRMGDDPANSVVDAHGKCHELENLYLADASIFPSCPSVGPGLTVIALALRLADKLG
- the gorA gene encoding glutathione-disulfide reductase, translated to MESTFDLIVLGAGSGGLAAAKRAARHGAKVAIVEGDRVGGTCVIRGCVPKKLLVYGAQARHQLNDAPAYGLTLGSVESNVAELFRRVRAEVDRLNHLHLGFLEKAGVERIDGWGRFLSDQCIGIAPERGGPIQRELSAAHYLVAVGGRPVRPDIPGIEHTWISDDMFNLEQLPKEVVVVGAGFIACEFACILRGLGVEVTQVVRGSGLLRGFDRELADAVLEGLQEQGIHVLLERTVSAVSGQPGDLMVQLSDGLALPCGGVLMATGRRPWLDGLGLDAAGVAVEQGRISVDADSRTSVAHIYAVGDVTDRVNLTPVAIDEGRAFADATFGSRPRQVNHDLVASAVFSDPELATVGLSEEAAIDRHGVDGVVIHRARFRSMSRALPATGSRCLLKLVVEISTDRVLGCHMVGEHAAEIIQMAAIAVGMGATKADFDRTMALHPSVSEEFVTMG